One genomic region from Bacillus aquiflavi encodes:
- a CDS encoding glycoside hydrolase family protein — protein MANADRPLNIPTYVDTDNHATHPRVFKDETKKYGYEWIMVFTPYSQGQDQFENPLIVVSDNGIDWFVPKGLTNPIVAPEKPDEFHFSDTDLFDNGEELELWFRESDKINDSRLSRLLRMTSTDAVNWSEPEITFDFGTGGYGYGSPSVVMMDGEYQLYYREHMNLNSEGYVLQKARILGDWSEKEEVVFDFGENYKDYVSWHVEINYMDGKYVALNHAAKDNQFFDGKLFLFESDDGIHFYNPKLLISKSLDGFDHSFIYKSSVVKHNNKYWIYYSAFNTNNENYIGLTIGKSFNDLIGYKVSE, from the coding sequence TTGGCAAATGCTGATCGACCGTTAAACATTCCAACATATGTTGATACGGATAATCACGCAACACATCCAAGAGTATTTAAAGATGAAACAAAAAAATACGGTTATGAATGGATTATGGTATTCACACCATATTCTCAAGGACAGGATCAATTTGAAAATCCTTTAATAGTTGTTTCGGATAATGGTATTGATTGGTTTGTTCCTAAAGGTTTAACAAATCCAATTGTTGCTCCAGAAAAACCAGATGAATTTCATTTTTCCGATACGGATTTATTCGATAATGGAGAAGAATTAGAACTATGGTTTAGGGAATCAGATAAAATAAATGACTCTAGACTCTCTCGCTTATTACGCATGACATCTACTGATGCTGTAAACTGGTCCGAACCAGAGATTACTTTTGATTTTGGTACAGGTGGTTATGGCTACGGTTCGCCAAGTGTTGTGATGATGGATGGGGAATATCAATTGTATTATAGGGAACATATGAATTTAAATTCAGAAGGTTATGTGCTTCAAAAAGCTAGAATACTAGGTGATTGGAGCGAAAAAGAAGAAGTCGTTTTTGATTTTGGAGAGAATTATAAAGATTATGTAAGCTGGCATGTTGAAATTAATTATATGGATGGAAAATATGTTGCATTAAATCATGCGGCTAAAGATAATCAATTCTTTGATGGAAAGTTATTTTTATTTGAATCTGATGATGGGATTCATTTTTACAATCCGAAGCTATTAATCTCTAAAAGTTTAGACGGATTTGATCACTCTTTTATCTATAAATCTTCAGTAGTAAAACATAATAATAAATACTGGATTTATTATTCAGCCTTTAATACTAATAATGAAAATTACATAGGACTTACAATTGGCAAGAGTTTCAATGATTTAATCGGGTATAAAGTGAGTGAATAG
- a CDS encoding AimR family lysis-lysogeny pheromone receptor, whose amino-acid sequence MTVQKLLLEIEQDAISKNKETEKCRNLIKIAEVKRVNFTSYIDLISDVYDDEPRKESEQLQKFLNVTNKAENLRVAMEYLDNKGETSLLKQLVDKQKYSKNYLNREWAKLYYIVVKRAKGNISTEEIVQYIKKTNFKSIEMDILANIYQIYALLGLKSSFDIFQQSEQLKIKINQIRNEYIRQSFQLRMSEIDAYSALLGNELEKARKIALNVVSNEKLVNWFPMLYTSHLYSLAMSYMYDSYDAAVFYLDESLKNYKKMQIERAPHKIKEVEQTITFINNLWGKQTEEPKNIPEKIHFFINQGRLYEARQNLINLRDSQNGELSPFQLYYWGIAFNCEKSLERSYDMFHSQGNYFYAQLPLQKISKDKKYWEILRNL is encoded by the coding sequence ATGACTGTTCAAAAACTATTACTCGAAATTGAGCAAGATGCTATTTCAAAAAATAAGGAGACTGAAAAGTGCAGAAACTTAATAAAGATAGCAGAAGTAAAAAGAGTTAATTTTACAAGCTATATTGATTTAATATCTGATGTTTATGATGATGAACCACGTAAAGAAAGTGAGCAGCTGCAAAAATTTTTAAATGTGACAAATAAAGCGGAGAATTTACGTGTTGCGATGGAATATTTAGATAATAAAGGTGAAACGAGTCTGTTAAAACAACTAGTTGACAAACAAAAATATTCGAAAAACTACTTGAATCGTGAATGGGCTAAACTTTATTATATTGTTGTAAAACGTGCAAAAGGTAACATATCGACTGAAGAAATTGTGCAATATATTAAAAAGACAAATTTTAAATCAATAGAGATGGATATATTAGCAAATATATATCAAATTTATGCCCTTCTTGGTTTGAAGTCGTCTTTTGATATTTTTCAACAGAGTGAGCAACTTAAAATAAAAATTAATCAAATTCGCAATGAATATATTCGACAATCATTTCAGTTGCGAATGAGTGAAATTGATGCCTACAGCGCCCTGTTAGGGAACGAGTTAGAAAAGGCACGGAAAATTGCACTGAATGTTGTTTCAAACGAGAAGCTAGTAAATTGGTTTCCTATGCTTTACACATCGCATCTTTACTCATTAGCGATGTCATATATGTACGATTCCTATGACGCAGCTGTATTTTATTTAGATGAAAGCTTAAAAAATTATAAAAAAATGCAGATTGAACGTGCACCGCACAAGATTAAAGAAGTAGAGCAAACAATTACTTTTATAAATAATTTATGGGGAAAGCAAACTGAGGAGCCAAAAAATATTCCTGAAAAAATTCATTTCTTTATTAATCAAGGAAGGCTATATGAGGCTAGACAAAATTTAATTAATTTAAGAGATTCTCAAAATGGAGAGCTTTCGCCATTTCAACTATATTATTGGGGAATTGCATTTAATTGTGAAAAATCGTTAGAGCGTTCCTATGATATGTTTCATTCACAAGGAAATTATTTTTATGCACAACTCCCTTTGCAAAAAATATCAAAAGATAAGAAATATTGGGAAATATTGAGGAATTTATAG
- a CDS encoding competence protein ComK codes for MVKDKCHLIEEYEANPFTMMIMPIKYESNTYSKIVEFEDELISPLKPIDIIKKSCEYFGSSFEGRREGTRQLIDITHKAPITIDPTNSIYFFPTTSPSRLQCIWISHEHVLSHKRAGAGSTLVTFRNKQIYTLPISYASFGNQLQRAALLQTKLMQRLEETERRFQYLWWSARLMKVSPKGSLYEQDAHFRRNPFE; via the coding sequence ATGGTCAAAGACAAATGTCACTTAATTGAAGAGTACGAAGCAAATCCATTTACGATGATGATCATGCCTATTAAATATGAGAGTAATACGTACTCGAAAATTGTAGAATTTGAAGATGAATTAATCTCTCCATTAAAGCCGATTGATATTATTAAAAAGAGCTGCGAATATTTTGGTTCGAGTTTTGAAGGCAGGAGGGAGGGGACCCGACAGCTTATTGATATTACCCACAAAGCACCAATTACGATTGACCCCACCAATTCCATTTATTTTTTCCCAACGACATCACCGTCGCGCCTACAATGCATTTGGATTTCTCACGAACATGTTTTATCTCATAAACGGGCAGGTGCAGGCAGTACCCTTGTAACATTTCGTAATAAACAAATATATACACTTCCCATTTCATATGCTTCATTTGGAAATCAACTGCAAAGAGCAGCTTTATTACAAACAAAGCTTATGCAGCGACTAGAAGAAACAGAACGGCGATTCCAATATTTATGGTGGTCAGCTAGACTGATGAAAGTTTCACCAAAAGGCAGTCTTTATGAACAAGATGCTCATTTTCGAAGAAATCCATTTGAATAA
- a CDS encoding S9 family peptidase: MTDKRRITAEDLYELKSVADPRLASNGKDCVFVQTEILADKDEYCSNIYYLNIEKREKPVQWTFGENRNHSPRWSPDGSKLAFVSNRSGKNQIYVMSMNGGEAKQLTNCKNGASNPVWSPNSEKIAFSVLLEENECVDNKVEKNNEKEKLVPLVIDKMKYKTDAEGFLEKKYAQIAIVDVLTGKKELLTKRNVNHTLNAWSPDGSQLVFTANMNLELDFSFVLDVYLLHVESKELKKLTKSTGYFHQITWSPNGKYLGIIGHEREFENATISKIWIYNLEREELSCLTKDFDIAIGDHVVGDFQQGIVTPGLLWTENSRGFYFIATDQGSTAVYYGSLKGEMYPIVLEQQHVYGLAIDKKNHFAVLAISKPTHPGDLFYHHFKTKEEHQLTAVNETFLNEVILAEPEAIQFVGAEDWNLHGWLMKPVNKQAEEKYPLILEVHGGPHAMYANTYFHEFQVLAANGYGILYTNPRGSHGYGQQFVDAVRGDYGGNDYKDLMSAVDYVLDTYPQIDKQRLGVTGGSYGGFMTNWIIGQTKRFKAAVTQRSISNWIIFYGVSDIGYYFTEWQIKADISNVETLWKHSPLAYVNNIETPLLILHSEKDYRCPIEQAEQLFIALKRKKKTAKMIRFPESNHELSRSGNPNLRVERLCAIKEWFNSYLKNN, encoded by the coding sequence ATGACTGACAAACGGAGAATAACTGCAGAAGATTTATATGAGTTAAAATCAGTTGCTGATCCGAGATTGGCATCGAATGGAAAGGACTGTGTTTTTGTACAGACAGAGATTTTAGCGGATAAAGATGAATATTGTTCAAACATCTATTATTTAAATATTGAAAAGAGGGAGAAACCTGTTCAGTGGACATTTGGCGAGAATCGTAATCATTCACCACGCTGGTCTCCAGACGGGAGTAAATTAGCGTTTGTCTCCAATCGCAGTGGAAAAAATCAAATTTATGTGATGAGTATGAACGGTGGAGAGGCAAAGCAGTTAACTAATTGTAAAAACGGTGCAAGTAATCCAGTTTGGTCTCCTAATAGTGAGAAGATTGCTTTTTCTGTTTTGTTAGAGGAAAATGAATGCGTTGATAATAAAGTGGAGAAAAACAATGAAAAAGAGAAGCTTGTTCCACTTGTAATAGATAAAATGAAATATAAAACAGATGCAGAAGGTTTTTTAGAAAAAAAATATGCACAAATAGCAATTGTTGATGTTCTAACAGGAAAGAAGGAATTATTGACAAAGAGAAATGTTAACCATACACTGAATGCCTGGTCTCCAGATGGCAGTCAGTTAGTTTTTACAGCAAATATGAATTTAGAGTTAGACTTTTCTTTCGTCCTGGATGTGTATTTATTACATGTTGAAAGTAAAGAATTAAAAAAACTAACGAAAAGTACTGGTTATTTTCATCAGATTACATGGTCACCAAACGGAAAATATCTTGGGATCATCGGTCATGAACGTGAATTTGAAAATGCAACAATTTCAAAAATATGGATTTATAATTTAGAAAGAGAAGAGTTATCCTGCTTGACAAAAGATTTTGATATAGCGATAGGTGATCATGTCGTAGGTGATTTCCAACAAGGGATTGTTACTCCAGGATTATTATGGACTGAAAATAGTAGAGGCTTTTATTTTATTGCAACTGATCAGGGAAGTACAGCTGTATATTATGGCTCACTTAAAGGTGAAATGTACCCTATCGTGTTAGAACAACAGCATGTGTATGGTTTAGCAATTGATAAAAAAAATCATTTTGCAGTATTAGCAATAAGCAAACCGACTCATCCAGGGGATTTATTTTATCATCATTTTAAGACGAAAGAGGAGCACCAATTAACAGCGGTTAATGAAACATTTTTAAATGAAGTTATTTTAGCAGAGCCTGAAGCGATCCAATTTGTTGGAGCAGAGGATTGGAATTTGCATGGTTGGTTGATGAAACCAGTAAATAAACAAGCAGAAGAAAAGTATCCACTTATACTGGAAGTTCATGGTGGCCCACATGCCATGTATGCCAACACATATTTTCATGAATTCCAAGTACTGGCGGCAAATGGGTATGGAATTCTTTATACAAACCCTAGAGGAAGCCATGGTTATGGTCAGCAATTTGTTGATGCTGTCCGTGGTGATTATGGAGGCAATGATTATAAAGATTTAATGAGTGCTGTTGATTATGTACTTGATACATATCCACAAATTGATAAACAACGACTAGGTGTAACAGGAGGAAGCTATGGCGGTTTCATGACAAATTGGATTATTGGTCAAACAAAGCGATTTAAAGCGGCTGTTACGCAAAGGTCTATTTCTAACTGGATTATTTTTTATGGTGTCAGTGATATCGGTTATTATTTTACGGAATGGCAAATAAAAGCCGATATTTCTAATGTTGAAACACTTTGGAAACATTCACCTTTAGCATATGTAAATAATATAGAGACACCATTACTAATTCTTCATAGTGAGAAAGACTATCGGTGTCCGATTGAACAAGCCGAGCAACTGTTCATTGCATTAAAAAGAAAAAAGAAAACGGCGAAAATGATTCGTTTTCCTGAATCGAATCATGAGCTGTCTCGAAGTGGAAATCCTAATTTACGTGTCGAAAGGTTATGTGCTATTAAAGAATGGTTTAATAGTTATTTAAAAAATAATTAA
- a CDS encoding LCP family protein has product MRVERHKRKKRFRKVFAILFILLLSVVGYIYIQYRSGIAESLKLTDSNQQEFEFNGKKDQYGGINILLLGSDTYEKERSRADTIMIVHYNKDKGTYKITSIMRDTYVEIPGHGKNKINAALALGGPELMRKTIKNNFNLDIQHYAMVNFEGFVHVVDELFPDGVKVNVEKKIVESPEMTIEPGIQKLDGKHLLAYVRFRRDAEGDFGRVKRQQEVIKTIANEMTSIHGVTKMPKLVGMITPFINTNLNTGNMIFIGKDYFLNKDQQIESFRIPVDGTYTDKRVSAGAVLDIDLNKNKEALHEFIQK; this is encoded by the coding sequence ATGAGAGTAGAACGACATAAGCGGAAGAAAAGATTTCGAAAGGTTTTTGCAATTCTCTTTATCTTATTGCTTTCTGTAGTAGGATATATTTATATTCAATATCGGTCAGGAATAGCTGAATCGTTAAAACTTACTGATAGCAATCAACAAGAATTTGAATTCAATGGAAAAAAAGATCAATATGGCGGGATAAACATTCTTCTGCTAGGAAGTGACACGTATGAAAAAGAGCGTTCACGTGCGGACACAATTATGATCGTTCATTATAACAAAGATAAAGGAACATATAAAATAACCTCAATTATGAGAGATACTTATGTGGAGATTCCAGGACACGGAAAAAATAAAATTAATGCGGCGCTTGCTCTTGGCGGACCAGAACTGATGAGAAAGACGATAAAAAACAATTTTAATCTTGATATACAACATTATGCAATGGTAAACTTTGAAGGTTTTGTCCATGTCGTTGATGAATTATTCCCTGATGGGGTAAAAGTGAATGTTGAAAAGAAAATTGTGGAGAGTCCAGAAATGACGATTGAACCTGGGATTCAAAAATTAGATGGCAAACATTTGTTAGCGTATGTCCGTTTTCGGAGAGATGCTGAAGGCGATTTCGGTCGAGTAAAGCGGCAGCAAGAGGTTATAAAAACGATTGCCAATGAAATGACTAGTATTCATGGTGTGACAAAAATGCCTAAATTAGTCGGAATGATTACTCCATTTATTAATACAAACTTAAATACAGGTAACATGATTTTTATAGGAAAGGATTATTTTTTAAATAAAGATCAACAGATAGAATCATTTAGGATTCCAGTTGATGGAACATATACCGACAAACGTGTAAGCGCTGGTGCTGTGCTTGATATTGACTTGAACAAGAATAAGGAAGCCTTACATGAATTTATTCAAAAATAA